One segment of Stegostoma tigrinum isolate sSteTig4 chromosome 26, sSteTig4.hap1, whole genome shotgun sequence DNA contains the following:
- the vps29 gene encoding vacuolar protein sorting-associated protein 29 gives MLVLVLGDLHIPHRCNTLPAKFKKLLVPGKIQHILCTGNLCTKESYDYLKTLAGDVHIVRGDFDENLHYPEQKVVTVGQFKIGLIHGHQVIPWGDMASLALLQRQLDVDILISGHTHKFEAFEQESKFFINPGSATGACNALEGNIIPSFVLMDIQASTVVTYVYQLIADDVKVERIEYKKS, from the exons ATG ttGGTGCTGGTATTGGGAGACCTTCACATTCCTCACCGTTGTAATACATTGCCAGCCAAGTTCAAGAAGCTGTTGGTACCTGGTAAAATCCAGCATATCTTGTGCACAGGCAATCTTTGCACTAAAGAAAGTTATGATTACCTTAAAACTCTGGCTGGAGATGTTCACATTGTCAGAGGAGACTTTGATGAG aaTCTGCATTACCCAGAGCAGAAAGTGGTAACAGTGGGGCAATTCAAGATTGGTTTGATCCATGGTCACCAAGTAATTCCTTGGGGTGATATGGCCAGCCTTGCTCTGCTGCAACGACAGTTGGATGTAGATATCCTAATTTCGGGTCACACACACAAATTTGAAGCTTTTGAGCAGGAGAGCAAGTTCTTTATCAACCCAGGCTCAGCCACAGGTGCATGCAATGCACTGGAAGG TAATATCATCCCTTCATTCGTATTGATGGACATTCAAGCATCCACAGTAGTCACTTATGTTTATCAGCTGATTGCTGATGATGTAAAAGTAGAACGAATTGAATACAAAAAATcctaa